The DNA window TGTTTCAGGATCCTTAACTGGTTCTATGGTATTTTTGCCTTGGCGAACAGCATTGGTTATTGGTGCTGACATTTCAGCCTGTATTCCAGTCATCATTGGAAGATCATCCATGAATCCTGCCTCATGAAATTCTTTAATTCCCTTCCATATAGCTGAAATGTTTCCTGCATTACCCACAGGTAACACTATCCTGTCTGGAGACTTCCAACCCAGATCATCTACGATCTCAAATCCTATGGTTTTTTGGCCTTCTAAACGGTAGGGGTTAACAGAATTTAAAAGGTAAAGCTGTCCTTCCAGTGCTAATGATGTGACTGTTTCAAGTGCTTCATCGAAGTTTCCACGTATTGAGATAACTTCAGCACCATGAAACATTGCCTGTGCAAGTTTTCCAAGTGCAACTTTCCCTGCAGGTAAGAGCACGATGCATCTTTTACCAGCTCTAGCTGCGTAGGCTGCGAGTGAAGCAGATGTATTCCCTGTTGAAGCACATCCTACTGTATTAACTCCAAGTTCAACAGCCTTTGTCATACCTACACTCATTCCCCTGTCTTTAAAACTTCCAGTGGGGTTTGAACCTTCAACCTTAACATACAGATCTATTCCAAGTTCGGACCCTAGTTTATCACATTTACAGAAGGGGGTGCCTCCCTCTTCTAGGCTGACAATTTTTGTTTCATCAACTGGTAAAAATTCCTTATACTTCCACATGGTGGATTTTCTGCAGCTGAAAATATCTTTAGAAATATCTGGATGGCTGGAAACCACTTCAAGTGTGGAATCACATTTTTTACAGGTGTAAATTATTTCATCAATTTCGTATTCTTCTCCACACGATATACACTTCATCATTCTATCACTTGCTAATTTTTTTTATTGTAAATTTATGACATTATTTTTTTTTGAATAAAAAGTTTTGAACTGTCCTGTTTTGGCTAGAAGCTTGGTTAAGAACAGTTTTGATTGTTATGTTAGAGTACAGATTTTACGTAGTTTCCCCATGCAATGGTGAGGTTTGCTTCTATGAATGCAGCAATAATTAACAGTACCGCGGCTATAAATAGGAGTTTTAATGATTCCCAAAATTCATCGATATGCATTCCTATAATGTAGTTGAACTGGGTTCCTTTCGAAATATCTGTTCTCATATGTAGTAAATCCTTGAAAATATTCAGAACACAGCTTCCAAGCCTGAAACCTGCGGCTCCTGCAATAATAATTCCTAAAAGTTCCGGAATTCCGTGGGGTAATGTGTACACAAGATAATCTCCCAATGGGAACTGTGTACCGGCATAGCCAATGAAAAGTCCGTTGAAGATGAGATACCCTGCAGATATGATTCCTACGAATGCTCCACCAATGTAAATTAATAGGGCGACATTTAAATTGTTAAAGAACAGTGAGAAGGTGTTTAATTGTATTTGTCCATGGATAATTTTGTTCTGGAAATCTCCATAAAATCCTCCGAGAACAGAGTTTAAAACTCCTGCAAACGCATACCCTGCAAAAATTGATCCAAGGAGAATAACAGCTGAAAGCATTATGAATACTTCGTTTCGTTTATAAAGCCCACCAAAAAATCCATCGTATCGCTCTTTTTTCAAACTTTTCACATCCTTCAATTGGAATATTTATAGGTATATCACCACATCTTTTAGGTATTATTTTTCAGTTCTATTATTAGTAATTACTTAATATCTTTCGGGCTTCTCCCTCTGCAACATTCCTGCGTTTGGAGAGATCTTTGAAGAAGATTCTTATCATGGTGCTTGCTTTGGCTTTACATTCTCCACACATCATTGTCCCATTTTTGCAGTCATGATACATTTCCACAAGTTCTTTATCAGATTCCACCAAGTGGTAGAGAAGCATCTCGTAAACAACACAGTCTTCAGGAATGCCTCCCAACTTTTTTTGTTCGTCTAAACTCTCTCTTCCACCTGTCTTAGCAGTTTTAATCTTCTTTTCTGCAACTTCAGGCTTGTCACTCAAGAATATGGCCGTTTTTGGCTTGCTACTGGACATTTTATCTCCAGTTAATCCTGTGATGAATCTGTGATAGGTTGAAGACGGTGCTATGAAATTGAATTTGCTCTTCAAACGATCAGCAATGTCCCTTGTCAATCTGATATGAGGATCCTGATCCGGGCCTACTGGCACCACTGTTGGTTTAGGTCCGCCAAATTCTTCTAACTGGGGATGTAGAATGTCAGCAACTTGTACAAGGGGGACATAGAGATGAGATATGTTGGTTGAGCCTGAAAATCCGTAGATTGCTTTCATCTCATTAAGATTCACTCTTTTACCAGTTAGGTATGCTAAACTTTGGACAGTTTTGTTCTCGGATTGTAGGTAACAGTGAATATTTTTCTGTTTAAAATCCAGTCCGAGTGCAATGTAATTGGTTAGGTACTCAACAATTGCAAGTTCCCTTGATTCTTTAAATTCAATATCCCTTGCTGAAAATGATTCCATATCTGCAATTGGTATGAATATATCTGCGCCATGTTTTTGATACCATACTAATTGATCAACAATCATTTTGTGGCCTATATGCATTTTTCCACTGGGCATCATTCCAGATACAACAGCAAATTCAGATTTTTCATGCATGGCCTTAACTATTCTGCCAAAATCCCTTTGACCAAATATTATTCCCCTCTTCATGAGGACTGGGGGATCATCCACTTCTGGCAGAAGGTCTGCGAATGGCTTAATTCCGAACTGTTCAATGAGATTTTCGTAGTCTACAACAGCTGAACTCCATGGGTCTATCACTAAATCACCTTAAAATTACTAGTACAATTTTTTAATATTTTATAATTTACTCATACCTTGAAAGTATCCATAAAATGATTCATGGCCTAGTCCATTCAACGTTGTAGTAAGTTATATCGTTTTCCTCGTCCACCACAGCAAATAACAATTTTTTATTCACTCCGTGGGCGACCCTGACATAACTTGAAAGATCAGACATCATGAATTCA is part of the Methanobacterium lacus genome and encodes:
- a CDS encoding tryptophan--tRNA ligase — protein: MIDPWSSAVVDYENLIEQFGIKPFADLLPEVDDPPVLMKRGIIFGQRDFGRIVKAMHEKSEFAVVSGMMPSGKMHIGHKMIVDQLVWYQKHGADIFIPIADMESFSARDIEFKESRELAIVEYLTNYIALGLDFKQKNIHCYLQSENKTVQSLAYLTGKRVNLNEMKAIYGFSGSTNISHLYVPLVQVADILHPQLEEFGGPKPTVVPVGPDQDPHIRLTRDIADRLKSKFNFIAPSSTYHRFITGLTGDKMSSSKPKTAIFLSDKPEVAEKKIKTAKTGGRESLDEQKKLGGIPEDCVVYEMLLYHLVESDKELVEMYHDCKNGTMMCGECKAKASTMIRIFFKDLSKRRNVAEGEARKILSNY
- the thrC gene encoding threonine synthase, whose amino-acid sequence is MMKCISCGEEYEIDEIIYTCKKCDSTLEVVSSHPDISKDIFSCRKSTMWKYKEFLPVDETKIVSLEEGGTPFCKCDKLGSELGIDLYVKVEGSNPTGSFKDRGMSVGMTKAVELGVNTVGCASTGNTSASLAAYAARAGKRCIVLLPAGKVALGKLAQAMFHGAEVISIRGNFDEALETVTSLALEGQLYLLNSVNPYRLEGQKTIGFEIVDDLGWKSPDRIVLPVGNAGNISAIWKGIKEFHEAGFMDDLPMMTGIQAEMSAPITNAVRQGKNTIEPVKDPETIATAIRIGAPVSAQKALRAIYESNGYADTVTDDEILSAQKLLARKEGIGVEPASAASIAGLLKMVESGEVDKGEQVVCIVTGHLLKDPNTAIDACVEPLEIDADVKTLSKIINKQ
- a CDS encoding stage II sporulation protein M, translating into MKKERYDGFFGGLYKRNEVFIMLSAVILLGSIFAGYAFAGVLNSVLGGFYGDFQNKIIHGQIQLNTFSLFFNNLNVALLIYIGGAFVGIISAGYLIFNGLFIGYAGTQFPLGDYLVYTLPHGIPELLGIIIAGAAGFRLGSCVLNIFKDLLHMRTDISKGTQFNYIIGMHIDEFWESLKLLFIAAVLLIIAAFIEANLTIAWGNYVKSVL